Within the Methanomicrobium sp. W14 genome, the region AGTTTCCGCTGATGAATACATAAGTATTGAAAATACGGGGAATACTATGAGAATTACGAGAAGGACCACTGCAACGGAGGTGATAAGTTTTTCATATGAAGTTGTCATTATCTCTCTTTTATATGATCTATTTCAATTATATATATACTTTTTATATTATTCAATACGCTCGTGGAAATATGTTTTGCAGCAGAGAGATTTTTTATAAAGTTAATGAAAAACTGTTGGCAGAATTTTGCGCGATTATGTTTATACCGGATTTTTAAGGCAGGAATCTCCGACAATTTTTTTATATTATAAAATTTTATTTTTAATAACGATGGATATTCTCTGTCAGTTAAAAGGCCGGTTTAAAAAAACCTGTGTTCATAATTAAAATATATTATTTAATCTGTTTTTTTGCCCCGTAGGGGCAAAGAAAAAGAGGGGAGATCTGGTTATTCAATGACGCCTGCAACAGAAACAATATTAAGCATTTTATTTTTTGTAGCCGTAATTTTCGGAATCTACTATATAAGCGGATTTCTGGCAAAGAAAAGGTATCTTCGCATAATAGCCACTTTCGCAATATTTACCGCTTTTATGGTAGTATCCGTAATTGTGATATACCCGGGGGGAACGTCTGAAAACGGCAGTTCCGCTTCGTTTTCATTTACACATTATACTGACGGCGACCTGGCGGGACATGTATCCGAAGCGATGGACTATACCGACCCTGACCTGAGGAATGCTGCCCTTGGCATGATTGGACAGCAGCACGGTGGAAACTACAACCTTCAGCAGGTGTGCGACGTTTATGATTACATGTACAAATACTGGGTTTATGTAAACGATCCAAACGGGTTTGAGTACATGTCACCTGCAAGCGATTCGGTTAAGACTATGAAAGGTGACTGTGATGACTTTGCCATTCTTATGGGGTCTCTTGTCGAGGGTATAGGAGGCTCTTCACGTATAATTATTGCCGAAAACGGTGAATCCGGTCATGCATATGCCGAAGTTTACATAGCTGACAATCCTGATACGCTTAAGGTTATGACTGACTCGCTTCGCAAAAGGTACGGCATGGCGGACTACTGCTTTCATGTCTCGACAGAGAACGGGAGAAAAAAATACTGGCTGAACCTTGACTGGACAGCCGGGCACCCGGGCGGAAGTTTTTTTGAAAATTCCGGGCAAGCTCTTATTATCAGGCCGGACGGGAAATACTCGGGGGAATATCTTGATGTATTGTAACTAAAGTAACCGGGATGAAACATTTTTTTATCTTTTATTTTAAACAAAATCTGTTTTTCTGATCTTTAAAGCCTGTCATTCTTCATCCTTTTCTTCAGGACTGCCCGGGTCTGAAGAGCCGGGCGTTATTTCCGGACCCTGTTCTTCGTCAGTGTGTTTTAAAGGCTCAATTGTGAAGGTCTCCTCGGTTTTGTCCTCGTATTTGCCGTATCTTTCCTTTATGGCCTGGAGGTGGACGGAGATAAGGTGAGCCCCGAAACTTCTGCCTGAAATGTTTATATTATGCCTGCCCGCTTCAGTAAAGTGCTCGACGGGCTCCCCGTCTATATAGACCGTGCATACGAAGGCTTTGTACGGCCCTTTTATGTCAGCCGTAACGTATGCCCTTTCACCTGCATATCCCTTCTTTTCGTTTTCAGGCGGTCTTATAATCTCGATTTTTATCCCGGATGAAACCCTGTGTTTTACGACATCTCCTGCAATGAAAAAGATGAAAACTGCGAGAATGAAGAGTGGTGATATGTAGATTACAATATTGTTGATGTTCGGGGAGATGTCGTCCTGATTTTTCACCCCGTCGGAGTCAACGTCGTACGCCGCCTCAATCGATTCTTTGGCATAGCCGATTGCAGCCTCGGAGTTCCCGCTGTTATAGCTCTCCTTTGATTTTTCAAGAAGATTCCGGGCCCTTTCGGGATTATACTCCGCGTTTGCAGTGACTGCATCTTCGGCTTTTTCTATCGCTTCAGGTGCCATAGAGACAAGGGTGTACGAGAGGGACGCCCCAAAAGGCCCGAGGTAAACCCGGTCTTCAACGCTTTCGTACCCGAATTTTTCGACTGATAAATTGTGCGGGCCCTGTACGGCCGAAACCGTAACAGGACTTTCCCCGATGTTTTCTTCGTCAAGGTAGACCTTTGCACCTGCCGGAGTGGTTGAAACCGAGAATGAAACCTTTGAAAGGTTTAAAATTACATTGACTTCAGAAATTTTTCTTGCCTCGACATCGACGATTCCCTCCCAGTCGTCATAGCCTTCCTTTTTGATAGTGACATTGTATGTCCCGGGTTCGGTTTCGTCAAGAGTCTTTTTCGTATCGCCAACGTACTCGCCGTTAAGGTAGATTTTTGCACCCGAAGGCCCGGATTCGAATACGATTCGTCCCTTCGTCGGCAGTGGCTCGAAGGTGTGGACGAGGGACTGCGACATATCCTCGTTGATTGTGACAGTT harbors:
- a CDS encoding transglutaminase-like domain-containing protein, coding for MTPATETILSILFFVAVIFGIYYISGFLAKKRYLRIIATFAIFTAFMVVSVIVIYPGGTSENGSSASFSFTHYTDGDLAGHVSEAMDYTDPDLRNAALGMIGQQHGGNYNLQQVCDVYDYMYKYWVYVNDPNGFEYMSPASDSVKTMKGDCDDFAILMGSLVEGIGGSSRIIIAENGESGHAYAEVYIADNPDTLKVMTDSLRKRYGMADYCFHVSTENGRKKYWLNLDWTAGHPGGSFFENSGQALIIRPDGKYSGEYLDVL
- a CDS encoding PEGA domain-containing protein, whose protein sequence is MKNIPLNKKIPALIFLLLLLYLAAPVLSETGKGSISISSNPKGADIYLNDEYINKTDQVITGVFPGIHYVRLEMDGYKTWEKIFEVKEGQTTILSHDMEASTGGAFSVTTKPKRAKIYIDGDYYGTSDTVLYNVPTGQHTFLLTLENYTDYQKTVTINEDMSQSLVHTFEPLPTKGRIVFESGPSGAKIYLNGEYVGDTKKTLDETEPGTYNVTIKKEGYDDWEGIVDVEARKISEVNVILNLSKVSFSVSTTPAGAKVYLDEENIGESPVTVSAVQGPHNLSVEKFGYESVEDRVYLGPFGASLSYTLVSMAPEAIEKAEDAVTANAEYNPERARNLLEKSKESYNSGNSEAAIGYAKESIEAAYDVDSDGVKNQDDISPNINNIVIYISPLFILAVFIFFIAGDVVKHRVSSGIKIEIIRPPENEKKGYAGERAYVTADIKGPYKAFVCTVYIDGEPVEHFTEAGRHNINISGRSFGAHLISVHLQAIKERYGKYEDKTEETFTIEPLKHTDEEQGPEITPGSSDPGSPEEKDEE